In Pseudomonadota bacterium, the following proteins share a genomic window:
- a CDS encoding SMI1/KNR4 family protein, with the protein MHQGVGDFLRWLEDHPRFPGLWTNAPALAAELQVVEHGVGSPFPDDLRQVLLRFDGGLLPSGQLLSAGPRLWPNIAHALATLAKHFRTSPDDPNLLLPFYRNEDGGLLAFDRSGGPVADTWPIVDYYLATGDVRLVYRTFDGWCRHCVSEWSAPDYGEPFGLHRYLKQGERHAQIEPDVATAHATVAHALRRAGEPERAMGSYLEAARCVPCLPWCDWEALKLAVLLGREAEALESAARLAAPAPQPRWRDRETTPCRVSDVIARIAAASPQRDDWLMVFDQLARQAAGEEDRTQITAVRKAVFSMETLPEPRAIRPSIPPGHSDMERWWKELREQYRQGSVRDEDLLLDPELAALRLRYDLSELLRIRREF; encoded by the coding sequence ATGCACCAGGGTGTTGGCGACTTCCTACGATGGCTCGAAGACCACCCGCGCTTCCCAGGACTGTGGACCAATGCCCCGGCACTGGCCGCGGAGCTGCAAGTTGTGGAGCACGGCGTGGGATCGCCTTTCCCGGACGACCTGCGGCAGGTACTGCTTCGCTTTGATGGCGGCCTGCTGCCGAGTGGCCAGCTGCTCAGTGCGGGTCCCCGACTGTGGCCAAACATTGCTCATGCGCTGGCCACCCTGGCAAAGCACTTCAGGACCTCGCCCGATGATCCGAATCTGCTTCTGCCCTTTTACCGCAACGAGGACGGGGGGTTGCTCGCCTTTGATCGCAGCGGGGGCCCTGTGGCCGATACCTGGCCGATCGTGGACTACTACCTCGCTACCGGCGACGTGCGGCTGGTGTATCGCACGTTCGACGGTTGGTGTCGCCACTGCGTCAGCGAGTGGTCCGCGCCGGACTACGGTGAGCCGTTCGGCCTGCACAGGTATCTGAAGCAAGGTGAGCGGCACGCCCAAATCGAGCCTGACGTGGCCACGGCGCACGCCACTGTGGCCCACGCGCTGCGGCGAGCAGGGGAGCCCGAGCGCGCGATGGGGAGCTATCTCGAGGCGGCGCGCTGCGTGCCCTGCTTGCCTTGGTGCGATTGGGAGGCCCTGAAGCTTGCGGTGCTGCTGGGCCGTGAGGCGGAGGCGCTGGAGTCCGCGGCTCGTCTGGCGGCGCCTGCTCCGCAACCGCGCTGGCGTGATCGCGAAACCACGCCGTGTCGGGTCTCGGATGTCATTGCGAGGATAGCAGCCGCCTCGCCGCAGCGGGATGATTGGTTGATGGTGTTTGATCAGCTGGCACGGCAAGCCGCTGGCGAGGAGGACCGCACCCAGATCACCGCGGTGCGCAAGGCGGTGTTTAGCATGGAGACGCTTCCCGAGCCTCGGGCCATTCGCCCGAGCATTCCTCCCGGCCACTCCGATATGGAGCGCTGGTGGAAAGAGTTGCGCGAACAGTACCGCCAGGGT